One Bradyrhizobium sp. CCGB12 genomic window carries:
- the trbF gene encoding conjugal transfer protein TrbF, whose amino-acid sequence MFKRSAVHYGRTPAPVTPYQRAAQVWDDRIGSARVQAKNWRMMAFGSLFLSAGFAAALAWESARGTITPWVVEVDHLGEVKAVAPADSPYQPNDPQIAFHLARFIEHVRGLPMDAIVLRQDWLRAYDFTTDRGAAALNDYARNNDPFAKVGKTQVAIEVSSVIRASPESFRLAWIERRYENGQLAASERWSAILTIVLVPPRDIDRLRKNPLGIYVNAINWSKELG is encoded by the coding sequence CGCCCTATCAACGAGCAGCTCAGGTCTGGGATGACCGCATCGGCTCGGCACGAGTCCAGGCCAAAAACTGGCGCATGATGGCATTCGGCTCTCTTTTCCTATCCGCCGGTTTCGCCGCGGCGCTTGCGTGGGAGTCAGCACGGGGCACCATCACTCCTTGGGTGGTCGAGGTCGATCACCTCGGCGAGGTGAAAGCTGTCGCGCCCGCTGATTCCCCCTACCAACCAAATGATCCCCAGATTGCCTTTCATCTAGCCCGGTTCATCGAACACGTCCGTGGCCTTCCGATGGACGCGATCGTGCTGCGCCAGGACTGGCTCCGCGCCTACGACTTCACGACGGACCGCGGTGCTGCAGCCCTCAATGATTACGCGCGCAACAACGATCCCTTCGCCAAGGTTGGGAAGACGCAAGTGGCGATCGAAGTCTCCAGCGTAATCAGGGCGTCTCCGGAAAGCTTCCGCTTAGCCTGGATCGAACGGCGCTACGAAAATGGCCAGCTTGCTGCCTCGGAGCGGTGGAGCGCAATTCTCACGATTGTCTTGGTGCCGCCCCGTGACATCGACCGGCTGCGCAAAAATCCGCTCGGGATCTACGTCAACGCCATCAACTGGTCGAAGGAGCTGGGATGA
- the trbG gene encoding P-type conjugative transfer protein TrbG — translation MTTPSISRTSGTLRRSLASTLLVSALALGGCTAFKPPQISYDSDLPPLPDPPVLSDDRPRPLHVPPAWTPARGGKQKEAKEPVERIESANDAARVQPRKAAYFNAVQVFPYSPGALYQIYAAPGQITDIALEPGEQLIGSGPVAAGDTVRWVVGDTESGSGDTRRVHIMVKPTRSEIATNLVVNTDRRTYLLELRSREKPYMPSVTWFYPEDRARGRGVPPTPIIPDTTQRRYRYTIEGDNPPWRPINAYDDGRKVYIEFSPGIAQGEMPPLFVIGQDGKTELVNYRAFGSLLIVDRLFAAAELRLGGESQQKVRIVRADGRSS, via the coding sequence ATGACCACGCCCTCTATTTCTCGGACGTCAGGGACGTTGCGACGCAGCTTGGCGTCAACCCTTTTGGTCTCGGCTCTCGCGCTCGGCGGATGCACCGCTTTCAAGCCTCCGCAGATCAGCTACGACAGCGATCTCCCGCCGCTTCCCGATCCGCCAGTGCTGAGCGACGATCGGCCGCGACCTCTCCACGTGCCGCCCGCCTGGACCCCGGCGCGCGGCGGCAAGCAGAAAGAAGCCAAGGAACCGGTCGAAAGGATCGAGAGCGCCAACGACGCGGCCCGTGTTCAGCCCCGCAAGGCGGCGTATTTCAACGCGGTGCAAGTGTTTCCCTATAGCCCGGGCGCCCTCTACCAGATCTATGCCGCACCGGGACAGATCACCGACATCGCACTGGAGCCGGGTGAGCAATTGATCGGTTCGGGACCTGTAGCTGCCGGCGACACTGTGCGATGGGTCGTCGGCGACACCGAAAGCGGTAGCGGGGATACCCGCCGCGTTCACATTATGGTCAAGCCGACGCGGTCCGAAATTGCGACCAATCTTGTCGTCAATACCGATCGGCGCACCTATCTGCTTGAATTGCGTTCCCGCGAAAAGCCGTACATGCCTTCGGTGACCTGGTTCTATCCCGAAGATCGCGCGCGTGGCCGGGGCGTGCCGCCGACGCCGATTATCCCCGATACAACCCAGCGCCGCTATCGCTACACCATCGAGGGCGACAACCCGCCCTGGCGTCCGATCAACGCCTACGACGACGGACGCAAGGTCTATATCGAATTCTCGCCGGGCATTGCACAGGGTGAGATGCCGCCCCTCTTCGTCATCGGGCAGGACGGGAAGACCGAGCTTGTCAACTATCGCGCTTTCGGAAGTCTGTTGATCGTCGATCGGCTTTTCGCCGCCGCCGAATTGAGGCTAGGAGGTGAAAGCCAGCAGAAGGTGCGCATCGTCAGAGCCGATGGGAGGTCGTCATGA
- a CDS encoding TrbI/VirB10 family protein produces MTDTSSGPPERNAAPPRARDDATKAFQLRPERPGVTRISRRVLIGGAALVLALMSGAMFLALQSSKKGTPASEELYSTDHHNVADQLAGLPKDYSGVPKDVPPLGPPLPGDLGRPIVAAQTQNGALAVDAEQQRVNQESEAARTSKVFASTNRRTPTATTPTSDAAANSTALSDEAFAQNGQERKLAFVNAAVDRRTTSPDRLVKPASPFVVQAGTVIPGALLTGIRSDLPGPITAQVTEAVYDTPTGRTRLIPQGARLIGSYDSQVAFGQSRVLLVWTRLIMPNGRSIVLERQPGADAGGYSGLEDGVDNHWKELLGAAALSTLLAVGTEVNSGSDVNNNNSGIIQALRRAAGDSANQTGQQIVRRNLNIQPTLTIRPGFPLRVIVNRDLALEPYGGK; encoded by the coding sequence ATGACCGATACGAGCAGCGGGCCACCGGAACGGAATGCTGCGCCGCCACGGGCACGCGACGATGCTACGAAAGCGTTCCAATTGCGGCCTGAGCGTCCGGGCGTGACGCGGATCTCGCGTAGGGTCCTGATCGGAGGCGCCGCCCTGGTTCTTGCCCTCATGTCTGGAGCAATGTTCTTGGCGCTGCAATCTAGCAAGAAGGGCACTCCTGCTTCCGAAGAGCTCTATTCGACTGATCACCACAATGTTGCCGACCAACTTGCCGGCCTGCCGAAGGACTACTCAGGCGTTCCGAAAGATGTGCCACCGCTTGGTCCACCTCTTCCCGGCGATTTGGGTCGGCCGATCGTCGCGGCGCAGACCCAGAACGGTGCATTGGCGGTTGACGCTGAACAACAGCGTGTCAATCAGGAGAGCGAAGCGGCGCGCACAAGCAAAGTGTTCGCCTCTACAAATCGCCGAACGCCGACTGCGACGACACCGACGAGTGATGCCGCAGCAAATAGTACGGCGTTGTCCGATGAAGCCTTCGCGCAAAATGGCCAGGAGCGAAAGCTTGCCTTCGTGAACGCGGCGGTCGACCGGCGTACGACGAGTCCCGATCGTCTGGTCAAACCAGCATCGCCGTTCGTGGTGCAAGCAGGGACCGTGATTCCAGGTGCGCTGCTGACGGGGATCCGCTCCGATCTCCCTGGCCCGATCACGGCGCAAGTCACCGAGGCGGTATACGACACTCCTACCGGCCGAACCCGGCTCATTCCACAAGGGGCACGGCTGATTGGTTCTTATGATAGCCAAGTCGCATTTGGGCAGTCACGCGTGCTTCTGGTCTGGACCAGGTTGATCATGCCGAATGGCCGGTCCATCGTACTTGAGCGACAACCAGGAGCCGATGCCGGCGGGTATTCCGGCCTAGAAGACGGGGTCGACAATCACTGGAAGGAGTTGTTGGGTGCAGCTGCGCTCTCAACTCTGCTCGCCGTCGGGACCGAGGTGAATTCCGGTAGCGACGTGAACAATAATAACAGCGGTATTATTCAGGCATTGCGAAGAGCGGCAGGGGATTCGGCCAATCAGACCGGTCAGCAGATCGTTCGCCGCAATCTCAACATCCAGCCGACCCTCACTATTCGCCCTGGATTTCCGCTGCGGGTCATCGTCAATCGCGATCTCGCACTCGAACCGTATGGAGGCAAATAA
- a CDS encoding LysR family transcriptional regulator, producing the protein MERERVPTPRGNLNVPLSQLRHALAADDYGSFRQAAEVLSIKQSTLSRSVQLLERRFGATIFERSSGGVRATLTGRHFLRMARSILEQLDALAAITQAAGRGEAGRLAIGFCTSLTTGNLRASLLDFRQRFPQIEVVVVERRRASLATALRNGVLDVLIIIGKLPVLNGSIKSLWNERVFALLPAEHNLATREVVYWTDLRNETIILSQYDPGQEIEDLLVSKLVSPSERPKIERHDVSRGALKSLVTMKAGISIVLESDIGANFSGLVYRELRDGSGPSVLSYSAYWQNDNENPALKTFLELLCERYPSRSPML; encoded by the coding sequence ATGGAAAGAGAACGTGTACCTACGCCACGCGGCAACCTGAATGTACCGCTGAGTCAGCTTCGACACGCCCTAGCAGCGGATGACTACGGCAGTTTCAGACAAGCAGCCGAAGTTTTGTCGATCAAGCAGTCGACCCTCAGCCGTTCGGTTCAACTACTCGAACGGCGCTTCGGCGCCACGATATTTGAACGCTCAAGCGGGGGCGTACGAGCGACGCTGACTGGTCGTCACTTCTTGCGAATGGCACGCTCCATACTGGAGCAGCTAGATGCACTTGCCGCCATAACACAGGCTGCTGGCAGAGGCGAGGCCGGCCGGCTTGCTATTGGATTCTGCACATCCCTCACGACAGGCAATTTGAGGGCATCCCTGCTGGATTTCCGTCAGAGATTTCCTCAAATTGAAGTCGTAGTAGTTGAACGGCGGCGCGCAAGTCTGGCGACGGCGCTACGCAATGGCGTGCTCGATGTTCTCATCATCATCGGGAAGCTTCCGGTACTGAATGGCAGTATCAAGTCGCTTTGGAATGAGCGGGTATTTGCGCTCTTGCCCGCGGAACATAACTTGGCGACACGGGAGGTCGTATATTGGACTGATTTGCGCAACGAGACCATCATCTTAAGCCAATACGATCCAGGGCAAGAAATCGAGGATCTATTGGTGTCTAAGCTAGTTTCGCCAAGCGAGCGTCCGAAGATCGAGCGGCACGACGTTAGTCGTGGTGCGCTCAAGAGCCTTGTTACGATGAAGGCAGGGATTAGCATCGTTTTGGAATCAGACATAGGTGCGAACTTTTCGGGCCTCGTATATCGGGAACTGCGCGACGGTAGCGGACCGAGCGTACTGAGCTATTCGGCCTATTGGCAAAATGACAACGAAAACCCCGCACTGAAGACCTTTCTAGAGCTGCTTTGTGAGCGTTATCCCTCGCGCTCCCCGATGCTCTGA
- a CDS encoding helix-turn-helix domain-containing protein yields MVTDSSDLTRPVSRSREVEKIVENRTAHYSAHSEAATYYTNTAAQVQFRFSTPIICRLTSGFKIMRVGDSDPFDFHVGDVMYVPQDTTIDVDLSTAAPDTPVQCDCFEIETVRMQSVIARLNDSVSSKGDDVGVLMDWERFVVVPKDEGDYLRLDHLMHLFQNRDALFGDALIENGIDEVILSLLQRHGRNLLMLNPDTAADNGLNMAARLIRENLHLHLPNAELAKVACMSESTLQRQFLRRFGLSPARFAQSLRITKARHLLEQYGMSVEQISQDLGFSSTGHFTRIFRQFTGEPPASYRRKRQTPEMRMWEQRTRN; encoded by the coding sequence ATGGTCACGGACAGTTCCGACCTCACGAGACCGGTGTCCCGATCTCGTGAGGTTGAAAAGATCGTCGAGAATCGGACAGCGCACTACAGCGCGCATTCCGAAGCGGCGACTTACTACACAAACACCGCTGCGCAGGTACAGTTTCGCTTCTCAACTCCGATCATTTGCCGCCTGACCAGTGGCTTCAAGATCATGCGGGTTGGCGACAGCGATCCCTTCGACTTCCACGTCGGAGACGTCATGTATGTGCCGCAAGATACAACGATCGACGTGGACCTCTCAACTGCGGCGCCCGATACGCCTGTCCAATGCGACTGTTTTGAGATCGAAACCGTCCGAATGCAAAGCGTGATCGCGCGTCTGAACGACAGCGTCTCCTCAAAAGGAGACGATGTCGGCGTCCTGATGGACTGGGAACGCTTCGTCGTGGTCCCGAAGGACGAGGGAGATTACCTGCGCCTGGACCATCTGATGCACCTATTCCAGAACCGCGATGCGCTTTTCGGAGATGCTTTGATCGAAAACGGCATAGATGAGGTAATCCTGTCGTTGCTGCAGCGGCATGGTCGAAACCTGCTGATGCTAAATCCGGATACGGCGGCGGATAACGGCCTCAACATGGCAGCGCGCCTGATCCGAGAGAATCTGCACCTGCATCTGCCCAATGCCGAACTCGCGAAGGTCGCTTGCATGAGCGAGTCGACGCTGCAGCGTCAGTTCTTGCGGCGCTTTGGGCTGTCGCCGGCGCGATTTGCCCAGAGTCTCAGGATCACCAAGGCCCGCCACCTACTCGAGCAGTATGGCATGTCGGTCGAGCAGATATCCCAGGACCTTGGATTTTCGAGCACCGGACACTTCACGCGTATATTCCGCCAGTTCACCGGCGAGCCGCCAGCAAGTTATCGGCGCAAGCGCCAGACTCCCGAGATGCGCATGTGGGAGCAACGTACAAGAAATTGA